One genomic segment of Acinetobacter oleivorans DR1 includes these proteins:
- a CDS encoding sulfate ABC transporter substrate-binding protein: MRFSQLKVGVIAALLSVSSFAAQEFLNVSYDPTRELYTDFNKQFGTYWKQRTGQDIEFKQSHGGSGKQARAVIDGLNADVVTLALAADIDEIAEKAKLLPADWQKKLPQNSTPYTSTIVFLVRKGNPKQIKDWGDLIKPGVEIITPNPKTSGGARWNYLAAWAWAKHQPGGNDAKAQEYVRQIYKHTKVLDSGARGATTTFAERGIGDVLLAWENEAYLATREQPGKFEIITPSLSILAEPPVAVVEKNAAKKGNLTIAKGYLNYLYSPAGQEIAARNFYRPRNAAVLKKYSNVFKPLKLVTIDKEFGGWTKVQKKHFDNGGVFDQIVKINSTEK, from the coding sequence ATGCGTTTTTCACAATTAAAAGTCGGGGTTATCGCTGCACTTCTGTCTGTTTCATCATTTGCAGCGCAAGAATTTTTAAACGTCTCTTACGATCCTACTCGTGAGTTATATACAGATTTCAATAAACAGTTCGGTACTTACTGGAAACAACGTACTGGTCAAGATATTGAGTTCAAACAATCACACGGCGGTTCTGGTAAGCAGGCGCGTGCAGTGATTGATGGCTTAAATGCAGATGTAGTGACATTAGCACTTGCAGCTGATATCGATGAAATTGCGGAAAAAGCAAAATTACTTCCAGCTGACTGGCAGAAAAAGTTACCGCAGAACTCTACCCCATACACTTCAACAATTGTGTTTTTAGTGCGTAAAGGTAATCCAAAACAAATTAAAGACTGGGGTGATTTAATCAAACCAGGTGTAGAAATTATTACGCCAAACCCGAAAACTTCAGGTGGTGCTCGTTGGAATTATCTTGCAGCTTGGGCTTGGGCAAAACATCAACCAGGTGGTAACGATGCTAAAGCACAAGAGTATGTTCGCCAAATTTATAAACATACTAAAGTTTTAGACTCAGGTGCACGCGGTGCAACCACAACTTTTGCTGAACGTGGTATTGGTGATGTATTACTCGCTTGGGAAAACGAAGCATATTTAGCTACTCGTGAACAACCAGGCAAATTTGAAATTATTACCCCGTCTCTTTCGATTTTAGCTGAACCTCCAGTTGCAGTTGTTGAGAAAAATGCTGCGAAAAAAGGCAACTTAACGATTGCTAAGGGTTACCTCAACTACTTGTATTCACCAGCTGGTCAAGAAATTGCAGCACGCAACTTCTACCGTCCACGCAATGCAGCCGTTCTTAAGAAATACAGCAACGTATTTAAGCCATTGAAGCTTGTAACTATCGATAAAGAGTTTGGTGGTTGGACGAAGGTACAAAAGAAACACTTCGACAATGGTGGTGTTTTCGATCAAATCGTGAAAATCAATAGTACAGAGAAGTAA
- the pabC gene encoding aminodeoxychorismate lyase has protein sequence MWCFKNGQPVETIPLLDRAFHYGDGCFTTIRVFQNQIELKERHWERLKLACQKLSLIADFELIEQSLEQLQKQNLVLNGTLKIVISRGIGDRGYSLPKHDADIYIWFYPKALEPSLPDVIQCGVLNQALGLTMPSLVGLKSLNRLEQVLLKKEADQLGWAEALVTDVQGYIVEGVSSNCFIRLNDRWITPELRYNGVHGVMRAEILARMQHHGIACEVRVIELDEVSEIQSLFFCNALNPMRVVTHLGEKTLETQACIDLFHILNLNQIH, from the coding sequence ATGTGGTGTTTTAAAAATGGGCAACCTGTTGAAACCATTCCTTTACTGGATCGAGCATTTCATTATGGAGATGGATGCTTTACCACAATTCGTGTTTTCCAAAATCAGATTGAGCTTAAAGAAAGACATTGGGAGCGCCTAAAACTTGCATGTCAAAAACTGTCTTTAATTGCGGATTTTGAACTCATAGAACAGAGCTTAGAGCAATTACAAAAGCAAAATCTTGTACTCAACGGCACTTTAAAAATTGTGATTAGTCGTGGGATAGGCGACCGTGGCTATAGTTTGCCAAAGCATGACGCCGATATTTATATCTGGTTTTATCCGAAAGCTTTAGAGCCATCTTTGCCAGACGTTATACAGTGTGGTGTTTTAAATCAGGCCTTAGGTTTAACCATGCCAAGCTTGGTCGGGCTTAAATCTTTAAACCGTCTTGAACAAGTATTGCTAAAAAAAGAAGCAGATCAACTAGGGTGGGCTGAAGCATTAGTTACTGATGTACAAGGTTATATTGTTGAAGGGGTTAGTAGTAATTGTTTTATTCGCTTAAATGATAGATGGATTACTCCGGAACTTCGCTATAATGGCGTCCACGGTGTAATGCGGGCAGAAATTCTGGCACGTATGCAGCACCATGGTATTGCCTGTGAAGTACGTGTAATTGAGTTAGATGAAGTATCTGAAATACAAAGTCTATTCTTTTGTAATGCTTTAAACCCTATGCGAGTAGTCACTCATTTAGGTGAGAAAACGCTAGAAACACAGGCATGCATAGATTTATTTCATATCCTTAACTTAAATCAGATTCATTAA
- the mltG gene encoding endolytic transglycosylase MltG gives MPKPPVNAKAKNAKKNNKKQAPKFSKRLVLIGLFIVLISTFAILWSSLFKAYPIEGKKQMLSITSGETYSGFIDRLAKEGKISFPVVLKLYQKFMIHDSMKAGVYEIEQGMSVREVLEMLSDADNAQMNRVLVIEGTTFKQLITALKNDKNVKNTILDLPDDQLMKALGIPYGHSEGLFAPNTYFFAKGETDKKILTDLYHRQMKALDAAWANRAPNLPYKDKYEALIMASIVEKETSLDSELTQVSGVFVRRLKIGMRLQTDPTVIYGMGNNYKGNITREDLRTPTAYNTYTINGLPPTPIALPSQKAIEAALHPDDSNNIYFVATGNGGHKFTASLQAHNQAVQEYLSVLRSKK, from the coding sequence ATGCCGAAGCCACCTGTGAATGCGAAAGCAAAAAACGCCAAGAAAAATAACAAAAAACAAGCTCCAAAATTTTCTAAGCGATTGGTTCTAATTGGCCTTTTTATTGTTTTAATTTCTACTTTTGCCATTTTATGGTCGAGTCTATTCAAAGCTTATCCTATTGAAGGCAAAAAACAGATGTTATCCATTACATCTGGTGAAACCTATTCTGGTTTTATTGATCGTTTGGCGAAAGAAGGCAAAATTAGCTTTCCAGTGGTATTGAAGCTTTATCAGAAATTTATGATTCATGACAGCATGAAAGCTGGTGTGTATGAAATTGAACAGGGAATGAGTGTAAGGGAAGTATTAGAGATGCTATCTGATGCAGATAATGCTCAGATGAACCGTGTCTTGGTCATTGAAGGTACAACTTTTAAACAGCTTATTACTGCACTCAAAAATGATAAAAACGTAAAAAATACAATATTAGATTTACCAGATGATCAGTTGATGAAGGCGCTTGGGATTCCTTATGGGCATTCTGAAGGTCTGTTTGCACCTAATACTTATTTCTTTGCCAAAGGTGAAACAGATAAGAAAATTCTGACCGATTTATACCACCGTCAAATGAAAGCACTAGATGCAGCTTGGGCAAATCGTGCGCCGAATTTACCTTATAAAGATAAATATGAAGCATTAATTATGGCTTCTATTGTTGAGAAAGAAACAAGTTTAGACAGTGAACTTACACAAGTTTCAGGAGTTTTTGTTCGCCGTTTAAAAATTGGTATGCGCTTACAAACGGATCCAACTGTTATTTACGGTATGGGTAATAACTATAAAGGCAATATTACTCGAGAAGACCTCCGTACCCCAACAGCATATAATACTTATACTATTAATGGCTTACCGCCAACGCCAATTGCTTTACCAAGCCAAAAAGCAATTGAAGCTGCATTGCATCCAGATGATTCAAATAACATCTATTTTGTAGCGACTGGTAATGGTGGGCATAAATTTACAGCAAGCTTGCAAGCGCATAATCAAGCGGTGCAAGAGTACTTATCCGTGTTGAGATCGAAGAAATAA
- the tmk gene encoding dTMP kinase has protein sequence MFISFEGTEGVGKTTLIRKIHQYFEEQGKQVVLTREPGGTPLAEQIRSMLLAVNHDENMSHDTELLLIYAARAQHLQQVILPALESNKIVLSDRFTDASFAYQCTGRGLSQDKLQLLNQNFVSRMPEVTFWLDAPIELGMNRARERGALDRFEQEKLSFFTKVREGYETLWKAEPERIKRIDATQSPDQVFEQALQYLG, from the coding sequence ATGTTTATTAGCTTTGAAGGCACGGAAGGGGTAGGTAAAACTACACTCATTCGAAAAATTCATCAGTATTTTGAAGAGCAAGGTAAACAAGTTGTTTTAACCCGTGAACCGGGTGGTACGCCGCTAGCTGAACAAATACGTTCTATGCTTTTGGCAGTGAATCATGATGAAAATATGAGTCATGATACTGAGCTACTCTTAATTTATGCGGCACGTGCTCAACACTTACAACAAGTCATTTTGCCGGCTTTAGAGTCTAATAAAATTGTATTAAGTGATCGTTTTACCGATGCAAGCTTTGCTTATCAATGTACTGGTCGTGGTTTAAGCCAAGATAAATTACAGCTTTTAAATCAGAACTTTGTTTCACGCATGCCAGAAGTAACGTTCTGGTTAGACGCACCGATTGAACTCGGGATGAACCGTGCACGTGAACGTGGAGCTTTAGATCGTTTTGAACAAGAAAAGTTAAGTTTCTTTACTAAGGTTCGTGAAGGTTATGAAACCTTGTGGAAAGCTGAACCTGAACGTATTAAGCGAATAGATGCAACCCAAAGTCCTGATCAGGTGTTCGAACAGGCATTGCAATATTTAGGATAA
- a CDS encoding PaaI family thioesterase encodes MKSSKEEIVAFLEKEFPPSLEHCTIESVTPKAAVVYYHVDQRHQRPGGTISGPTMMTLADFALYIAILGEIGIIGLAVTTNFNINFLRKPAGDQDLRSECKLMKVGKSLVVGEVWIYSVGLEEPVAHVTATYSIPPRS; translated from the coding sequence ATGAAAAGCTCAAAAGAAGAAATCGTGGCATTTCTTGAAAAGGAATTTCCACCAAGTCTTGAACATTGCACGATTGAATCAGTCACGCCTAAAGCTGCTGTCGTTTATTATCATGTCGATCAAAGGCATCAACGGCCCGGTGGTACCATATCTGGTCCAACCATGATGACTTTGGCCGACTTTGCTTTATATATTGCAATATTAGGTGAAATCGGAATTATCGGTTTAGCTGTAACGACCAATTTTAATATTAATTTTCTAAGAAAACCCGCAGGTGATCAAGACTTACGTAGTGAATGTAAACTCATGAAAGTCGGAAAGAGCTTGGTCGTGGGTGAGGTCTGGATTTATTCAGTAGGGTTAGAAGAACCCGTTGCACATGTGACCGCAACTTATTCAATTCCACCTAGATCATAA
- the nadB gene encoding L-aspartate oxidase, translating into MDMPNLQTIHHFDVIIVGSGGAGLSLALSLPNHFNIAVLAKAALTEASTFYAQGGVAAVLDETDSIQQHINDTMIAGAHLCEMDAVQHTVEGGRPSVDFLLKQGVQFTLDEDEQLHLTREGGHSQRRIIHSADATGKAISTTLVERAKERKNITIFENYIAIDLITSHKLGHTDQANRAIGLYALDENTEKVHTFLAPFTALACGGAMKAYLYTSNPDIATGDGIAMAFRAGCRVANMEFNQFHPTCLYHPQARSFLITEAMRGEGAYLRLPDGERFMLRFDDRAELAPRDIVARTIDHEIKRLGIRHVWLDITHKSPEFIKEHFPTLYARLLELGIDITKDMIPVVPAAHYTCGGVVVDSNSQTDIEGLYAIGETSYTGLHGANRMASNSLLECFVYGMSAAKDIENKFDENFKLPEVPTWDDSQVTNPDEDVVILQNWDELRSTMWNYVGIVRTTKRLERALHRIEMLKREITEYYQDYRVSKNLIELRNLVLVSEMIVRCAMQRKESRGLHYTLDYPETSSEIRKTVLTPPNFAVEQPLVNTDI; encoded by the coding sequence AAGTACCTTCTATGCTCAAGGTGGTGTTGCTGCTGTTCTTGATGAGACTGACTCTATTCAACAGCACATTAATGACACTATGATTGCAGGCGCTCATTTATGTGAAATGGATGCGGTACAACATACCGTAGAAGGCGGTCGTCCTTCTGTTGATTTTCTTTTAAAGCAAGGTGTGCAATTTACTTTAGATGAAGATGAACAACTTCATTTAACGCGCGAAGGTGGCCATTCACAGCGACGCATTATCCATTCTGCTGATGCAACAGGTAAAGCCATTTCAACCACCTTGGTTGAACGTGCCAAAGAACGTAAAAATATTACTATTTTTGAAAATTACATTGCGATTGATTTAATTACATCGCATAAATTAGGTCATACAGATCAAGCAAATCGCGCTATTGGTTTGTATGCCTTAGATGAAAATACAGAAAAAGTTCATACTTTCCTTGCACCATTTACCGCACTTGCTTGCGGCGGTGCGATGAAAGCTTATCTGTACACATCTAATCCAGATATTGCTACAGGTGATGGTATTGCAATGGCCTTCCGTGCAGGTTGCCGTGTAGCCAATATGGAGTTTAACCAATTCCACCCAACTTGCCTGTATCACCCTCAAGCGCGCTCTTTTTTAATTACCGAAGCCATGCGTGGTGAAGGTGCTTATTTACGCTTGCCAGATGGCGAGCGTTTTATGCTACGTTTTGATGATCGTGCAGAACTAGCTCCTCGCGATATTGTGGCACGTACCATTGACCATGAAATTAAACGCCTCGGTATTCGTCATGTGTGGTTGGACATTACACATAAATCACCAGAGTTTATCAAAGAGCACTTCCCTACACTTTATGCGCGATTGCTTGAGTTAGGTATCGACATTACCAAAGACATGATTCCAGTGGTACCAGCAGCGCACTATACATGTGGTGGTGTTGTGGTTGACTCAAATAGTCAGACTGATATTGAAGGTCTCTATGCGATTGGTGAGACGTCTTATACGGGCTTACATGGTGCAAACCGTATGGCAAGTAACTCATTACTTGAGTGCTTCGTTTACGGCATGAGTGCAGCAAAAGATATCGAAAATAAATTTGATGAAAACTTCAAATTACCTGAAGTACCAACTTGGGATGACTCACAAGTAACCAACCCTGATGAAGATGTAGTGATTTTACAAAACTGGGATGAGTTACGTTCGACCATGTGGAACTATGTTGGTATTGTAAGAACTACAAAACGTTTAGAACGTGCTTTGCACCGTATTGAAATGTTAAAGCGTGAAATCACTGAGTATTATCAAGACTACCGTGTCAGCAAAAATTTAATTGAGTTGCGTAACCTTGTTTTAGTATCTGAGATGATTGTGCGCTGTGCTATGCAACGTAAAGAATCACGTGGTCTACATTACACGCTTGATTATCCAGAAACTTCGAGTGAGATTCGTAAAACAGTTCTAACACCGCCAAATTTTGCAGTTGAACAGCCATTGGTTAATACTGATATTTAA